ACCGCGCGGGAGAGCTCGTTCGCCCAGTTCAAGGCCGCCGCCCGGCCGATCATCGGGCTCGGGGTGGTCCTCGTCGTCGTCACGGCGCTCGTCGTCGGGTTCGTCGTGCACCTGCTGCTGCCGGACCTGCCGCTCGCCTCGGCGTTCGTGCTGGGCGCGGTCGTCGCGCCGCCGGACGCCGTCACGGCCGCCGCGATCGGCCGCCGTCAGCGGCTGCCGCGACGGCTGATGACCGTGCTCACCGGGGAGAGCCTGGTCAACGACGCCGCCGCGCTGACGCTGTACAAGATCGGTCTCGCCGCGGTGCTCGGTGCGGCGGGGTCGCTGGGCCACGGGTTCCTGGTGTTCCTCGTCGCCGCCGTGCTCGGGATCGGCGTCGGGCTCGCGGCGGCGGTGCTCGTCTCCTACATCCGGCGCAAGCTCGACGATCCGCTGATGGAGTCGGTCTTCGGCATCATCGTGCCGTTCGCCGTGTACGTCGTCGCCGAGCACCTGCACCCGTTCTCCGAGGACTTCAGCGGCTCGGGTGTGCTCGCGGTGGTCGCCGCCGGGTTGTACCTCGGCGACCGGTCGCTGTACGCGGGCTCGGCGACGCGGGTGCAGGACTCGTCGATCTGGGCGTCGCTGGACGTGCTGCTCGAAGCGCTCGTGTTCGCGTTGATGGGCCTGCAACTGCCGTTCGTGCTGGAGAGCGCCAACGAGAACGCGCGCGGCAACTGGCAGCTCTTCCTCTCGGCGATCGCCATCCTCGCGGTCACCATCGCCATCCGGATCCCGTACGTGTTCCTCAACGCCTACCTGCCGCACACCCTCCGGCTGTTCGGCCGGGAACGAGAACGGCCGCCGACGCGGAACCTGCTCGTGTTGTCCTGGGCGGGCATGCGTGGCGTGGTGACGCTCGCCGCGGCGGCCGGTGTGCCGCTGTCGACCCACGCCGGCCAGCCGTTCCCCGGCCGGGACGAGATCCAGCTGTTCGCGTTCGTCGTCGCGATCGGGACCGTGCTGATCCAGGGGCTCACCCTGCCCGCGGTGATCCGCAAGCTCGGCGTGCACGACAAGGACGACGCCGAGCAGGACGCGGAGGAGGAGATGGCGGCCCGCGAAGCGGCGATGCACGCGGCCGTGGCCCGGCTCGACGAGCTGGCCCCCGAACTGTGCCACCGGCTCGACATTCCGCCGGAGAAGGCCGACCGGCTGGTCAACCGGTTGCGGGCGCTGGTCGAGACCCGCTACCGGGGCGCCGTCGCGGCGATCTCGCTCAGCGCCGAGGAACGCGAGTCCAGCCCGCACGCCGCGTTCGTGCAGGCGCGCCGCGAACTGCTGCTCGTCCAGCGCGAGACGATGCTGGAGCAGCGGGCCGACGGCAAGCTCGACGACGAGGTGCTGCGCAAGGTCCTGCGCGAACTCGACCTCGAAGAGCTCGCCCTGTCGGACACCCTCACGGCACGGCTGTCGTGACTGACCTCCTCACAGCAGGTCGGCGATCTTGATCGGCAGGTCGCGCACCCGCCGCCCGGTCGCGTGGAACACCGCGTTCGCGATCGCCGCCGCGACGCCGACCGCGCCCAGCTCGCCGATGCCCTTCGCGCCGACCAGGCTCGCCAGGCGGTCGTCGTCCGGCACGAAGGCCACGTCCAGCTCGCGGATGTCGGCGTTCACCGGCACGACGTAACCGGCGAGGTTCTTGCTCAGGAACCGCCCCAGCACCGGCTCGAACACCGAGTGCTCCAGTACCGCCTGCCCGTAGCCCCAGACCAGCCCGCCGGTCATTTGGCTGTGCGCGGCCAGCGGGTTGAGGATCCGCCCCGCCGCGTACCGGCCGACCGCCCGCGACATGCGCAGCAGGCCCAGGTCCTCGTCCACCCGCACCTCGACGAAGATCGCGCCGTAGGTGTGGATCGAGTGGTCCGCCGACCGGCCCGCCGCCAGCGACGACTCGGGCGCCCACCGGCCCTCCGCGGTCAGTTCGGGCAGCCCGGCCGCGGCCAGCGCGTCGGCGAGCGGGTCGCCCGGGTTCGCGCCCAGCTTGTCCAGCACCTCGCGCGCCGCCGCCTGCACCGCCGACCCGAGGCCCATCGCCGACATCGACCCCATCGTGCCGCCGTGCCCGGGGAAGTCCGGGTCGCCGTGCCGCACCTGGACCGACTCCGCATCGCAGCCGAGCGTCTCCGCGGCCACGGCCTGCACCATCGCGGGCAGCCCGGTGCCGATCTCCTGCGCCCCGGTCTCCACGGTGACCCGGCCCGCGGCGTCCACCCGCACCCGCGCCGCCGACGGCGCCCGGAACGTGTCCATGGTCGCCGCCGCGACACCCCAGCCGACGAGGTCGTGCCCGTCCCGCATCGACCGCGGTTCCGGATCGCGCTCGGACCAGCCGAACCGGCGGGCGCCCTCGCGCAGGCACTCGACCAGCTTGCGCGACGAGAACGGCCTGCCGGTCATCGGGTCGGCCGCCGGTTCGTTGCGGATCCGCAGCTCCACCGGGTCGATCCCCAGCTCGTGCGCCAGCTCGTCCATCGCGGACTCCAGCGGGAAGATCCCCGGGCCCTCGTGCGGCGCCCGCATCGGCGTCGGCTGCGGCCGGTCCACTCGCTGCACCCGCATCTCGGTGTGGATGGCCGGGCTCGCG
The window above is part of the Amycolatopsis thermoflava N1165 genome. Proteins encoded here:
- a CDS encoding xanthine dehydrogenase family protein molybdopterin-binding subunit; this translates as MKALTRLDGPAKLTGAARYAADAAAPGTLIAALVPATVPTGRVTSIDTSQVVDATVLTHHDLPRLTPLPSPPLGHSVLPLQDDLVHYEGQPVVMVLADSWQQAREAARQVRVTYDDVRPPLLFGQAEDVVPRSDHLLGEADESTGDLQAGLAAADRIVEATYTTANRHHNPMEPWAVLAEWVDDELVLHASVQAAALTQAVVAELFGLPADAVRVICPFTGGGFGSKGYVWPALPLAAAAARATGQPVKLVLTRAEMFTLSGHQPATRQTITLGATADGRLTAIRHLSSNAAARVDDYAENTTHGTTWLYASPAIHTEMRVQRVDRPQPTPMRAPHEGPGIFPLESAMDELAHELGIDPVELRIRNEPAADPMTGRPFSSRKLVECLREGARRFGWSERDPEPRSMRDGHDLVGWGVAAATMDTFRAPSAARVRVDAAGRVTVETGAQEIGTGLPAMVQAVAAETLGCDAESVQVRHGDPDFPGHGGTMGSMSAMGLGSAVQAAAREVLDKLGANPGDPLADALAAAGLPELTAEGRWAPESSLAAGRSADHSIHTYGAIFVEVRVDEDLGLLRMSRAVGRYAAGRILNPLAAHSQMTGGLVWGYGQAVLEHSVFEPVLGRFLSKNLAGYVVPVNADIRELDVAFVPDDDRLASLVGAKGIGELGAVGVAAAIANAVFHATGRRVRDLPIKIADLL
- a CDS encoding Na+/H+ antiporter, encoding MELLTLMGVLAGALGLTAIARRFNLSAPLLVVVAALAVSFIPGVPRVQMEPELILTLVLPPLLYSTARESSFAQFKAAARPIIGLGVVLVVVTALVVGFVVHLLLPDLPLASAFVLGAVVAPPDAVTAAAIGRRQRLPRRLMTVLTGESLVNDAAALTLYKIGLAAVLGAAGSLGHGFLVFLVAAVLGIGVGLAAAVLVSYIRRKLDDPLMESVFGIIVPFAVYVVAEHLHPFSEDFSGSGVLAVVAAGLYLGDRSLYAGSATRVQDSSIWASLDVLLEALVFALMGLQLPFVLESANENARGNWQLFLSAIAILAVTIAIRIPYVFLNAYLPHTLRLFGRERERPPTRNLLVLSWAGMRGVVTLAAAAGVPLSTHAGQPFPGRDEIQLFAFVVAIGTVLIQGLTLPAVIRKLGVHDKDDAEQDAEEEMAAREAAMHAAVARLDELAPELCHRLDIPPEKADRLVNRLRALVETRYRGAVAAISLSAEERESSPHAAFVQARRELLLVQRETMLEQRADGKLDDEVLRKVLRELDLEELALSDTLTARLS